From a region of the bacterium genome:
- the tig gene encoding trigger factor: protein MIKSSFKKLPGSRIALEVTLGSDVFKPYWEREYGRAAAGVQVKGFRPGTAPKQMIDSGIDKDKVFEAALQETVRHSMHEVSEEHEWTLIDTPKVEITAGDKLLEDSGKLSYKAELTIFPEVTLGDYRSIAKKVMAAKKDVAVEADEIEKSFEWLRKSRAPQVRVTRAAAKGDSVAIAYTVSFDGKPITADAAPAHDQFTLGEGKFIPGFEDQIAGHKEGEKLNFSLTAPDAYWNKDVQGKKLDFSVTVDGVFEVTIPEANDEFAKTIGNFATIADLKKSIGDGLSSEKAEKEAEARRVAMLQGIVAKTVVDLPEVFVERTLEGMLEELKSTLEASGKKPEDVRKDLRKAAESRVAGNLVVHAIAKGEHLEPTKEEIEEESKLHQYESRQLETGKFYDYVYGVLLNKKVFQFLESAQ from the coding sequence ATGATTAAATCCTCATTTAAGAAGTTGCCCGGTTCGCGGATCGCGCTTGAAGTGACGCTTGGAAGCGACGTATTTAAGCCCTATTGGGAGCGCGAGTATGGCCGCGCGGCGGCGGGTGTACAAGTGAAAGGTTTTCGTCCCGGTACGGCGCCGAAGCAAATGATTGATTCCGGAATTGATAAAGACAAGGTGTTTGAGGCGGCGTTACAGGAAACTGTCCGTCACTCAATGCATGAGGTCAGCGAGGAGCACGAGTGGACGCTTATTGATACGCCGAAGGTGGAAATTACCGCGGGCGATAAGCTGCTTGAAGACAGCGGAAAACTTTCATACAAAGCGGAGCTCACGATTTTTCCCGAAGTGACGCTTGGCGACTATCGGTCTATTGCAAAAAAAGTGATGGCGGCGAAAAAAGACGTTGCCGTCGAGGCCGACGAGATTGAAAAATCGTTTGAGTGGCTGCGGAAGTCGCGCGCGCCGCAAGTCCGGGTCACCCGCGCCGCGGCGAAAGGGGACAGCGTTGCGATTGCCTACACGGTGTCGTTTGACGGGAAGCCGATTACGGCCGATGCGGCGCCGGCACATGACCAATTCACGCTTGGCGAGGGAAAGTTTATTCCCGGGTTTGAGGACCAAATTGCCGGGCACAAAGAAGGAGAGAAGCTTAATTTTTCTCTGACCGCGCCTGATGCATATTGGAACAAAGACGTGCAAGGCAAAAAGCTGGATTTTTCTGTGACCGTGGATGGCGTGTTTGAGGTGACCATCCCTGAAGCGAACGACGAATTCGCGAAAACCATCGGCAATTTCGCGACAATCGCGGACTTGAAGAAAAGCATCGGTGACGGATTGAGTTCTGAAAAAGCAGAAAAGGAAGCCGAGGCTCGGCGGGTGGCGATGCTTCAAGGAATCGTCGCGAAAACCGTCGTGGATTTGCCAGAGGTGTTTGTGGAGCGGACGCTTGAAGGCATGCTTGAGGAGTTAAAGTCGACGCTCGAAGCAAGCGGAAAGAAACCGGAAGACGTCCGCAAAGATCTTCGCAAGGCGGCGGAATCACGCGTTGCCGGAAACCTTGTGGTGCATGCAATCGCGAAGGGCGAGCATCTGGAGCCGACAAAAGAAGAGATTGAGGAGGAGTCCAAGCTCCATCAGTACGAAAGCCGGCAGCTTGAAACGGGCAAGTTTTACGATTATGTTTATGGAGTACTCCTTAACAAAAAAGTTTTCCAATTTCTTGAGTCAGCGCAATAA